The following are encoded together in the Neomonachus schauinslandi chromosome 15, ASM220157v2, whole genome shotgun sequence genome:
- the LOC123326754 gene encoding small integral membrane protein 36-like: MEFYLEIDPVTLNLIILVASYVILLLVFLISCVLYDCRGKDPSKEYAPETTLDAQPSIRLVVMQQSTSGDPWARRPSLHFGDPAPLGKKSTMV; this comes from the coding sequence ATGGAGTTTTACTTGGAGATTGACCCTGTCACCTTGAACCTGATCATCCTAGTAGCCAGCTACGTTATCTTGCTCCTGGTGTTCCTCATCTCCTGCGTGCTGTATGACTGCCGAGGCAAGGACCCCAGTAAGGAGTATGCTCCCGAGACCACCCTTGATGCCCAGCCCTCCATCCGCTTGGTGGTGATGCAGCAGAGCACTTCGGGGGATCCCTGGGCAAGGAGGCCCAGCCTTCATTTTGGGGATCCTGCTCCATTAGGGAAGAAAAGCACAATGGTGTGA